The DNA window GGTCAGCATGACGTGGTTGGCGGCCGACGCCTGGTACTTCTCCAGCCGGGCGCGCATGACCGCGCTGTGGTAGCCGTCGTGCACGTCCACGCCCGGATCCCCGAGGCCGAGCGGGTCGCCGTCCACGTAGGAGCGGATGTCGACCATCGGCACGGTCGCGAGCGCCCCCGTGCCGGTCACGCGGCCGGTCTCGTAGGCGCGGCGCAGCGCCTCCGTGTCGCCCGTCATGCGGTCGGCCATGATCTTGCCGTTGATGTCGAGCCCGCCGATCCGCTGGTTGATGTCGGCGAACTGCTCGAAACTGATCTTGCCTTCGTTGAAGGGGACGAGCCCGTACTGGACGCCGACGTTGTCGAAGGGATTGCGGGCGAAGCCCGTCTTCGAATCGCGCCCAAAGATGTTGACCAGGTTGTCCTGATAGGTGCAGCGCACGTTCATCGCCTTGACCTTCGGGTCGCTGGCGATCAGGTCCTTGACGGTCGCGTCGCAGTTGTCGATCCGCGCGTTCGGGTAGCGCGTGCCGTTGCTGACACAATAGCCCCAGTACTTGCCCGCGAGGGCGCCCATCTGGTCGCGACTGAACTTGTGCTGCGAGTTCTTGATGGCGTTGGCGATCAGTTCGCAGTCGTAGAGCGGCTGCAGGAAGCTCATCGTGTCCGGGTAGTTGCGCGCCGGCATGATGCCGTCGAGCAGGCCCGGATAGTTGTTCGCGATCAGGTGCTGCTGCATGGAGCCGCCCGACGCGCCGTGCCCGATGGTGAAGAGCGGCGGACCGAACTCCTCGATGAAGTGCTCCTTCACCTTGGACATGGTCTCGGCCGACTTCACGTCGTCGTTGTTGGTCCCCATGACGTTGAGCGACCCGGCTGCCACCGCGTAGCCACGCGTGACGAAGTAGTCGAACAGGCCGCCGCCCAGGTCCTCGATGAAGTACTTGTTGTCCGTGCCGGTCATCATGCCCAGGCCACGGCCCATGTGGTAGTTGGCCTGGACACCGCCGCCGAAGCTGTAGACGAGCTTGCCGTTCCAGCCCGACGCCTCCGAGGGCGCGCCCGGCGCCGGCAGCGGGCCGGCCGAGGGATCGTGCAGGATGTTGATCAGGTAGGCCGAGCGGTTGATCACCCCCCGCTCCTGCCGGACGATGAGCGGCACCTCGCGGCCGTCCGTCGTCTTGGTGGTCCCGACGTCGTTGGGCTTCGGCGACTTCGGGTCGTAGGGCTTCCACTCGCCGCCCTTGGTGCGCAGGAAGTACTCGACCTTGGCGGGCGCCGCGCAGCTCTCGTCCTTGGCCGGCTCGAGCCCGAAGGTCTCGTTCTCGCAGACGAAGGGCTGCTGCTGCGGACCGGCGAAGAGCGCGCCGTTGACGGGATAGTTGGTGAGCGTCAGGCTCGCCTCCCCGGCCGCCGAGGTGGCGGTGAGCTGGTTCGCCCCGTCCTTGAGGTCGCCGACGACCCCGACGAAGCCGCCGCCCTTGGCGTCCGCCCGGAACGCCGACGAGACGTCGCGGCCGTTGACCGAGACCTTCGGCGCGGCGGCATCGCCGGAGATGCGGACGAGCGCGTCGCCCCCCGTCACCAGTTCGGGCCGCGAGGAGACGACCTCGACCTTCAGGCCCTTCGTCTGTGCGGCGGCCATGCCGGTGACGGCCGCCGTGAGCACAGCCAGCGAAGCCGCCAGCGTGATACCTCTTGAGCGCATTTCCATCTCCCTACGAAACCGTTCTTGCCGTCTTGCTTCTTGTTCGAGACCGGGCGACGCCGCCCCGTCAGGTGATGATGCCGGTCAGCTTCGGCGCGAAGAGCAGGACAAGGACCGCCGCGGCTGCCAGCACCGCGAGCGGCGGCCAGGCACGCCGGAAGACCTGCCCGACGCTCGAGCCGCCGACCACGTAGCAGGCGAGCGCCGCCGAGATGGCGGTCGGTGCCACGAACTCGGCGAGCGCCGCGATGCCCGAAATCGCCGCGACGTTGAGGATCATGTCCTGCTTGATGAAGCTGAAGGCCGCCGGAACGCCGATCACGTCGCTCGTCACCATCGCGGTCAGCGCCCCGCCGACGATCGGCATGCCGAAGAGCAGGCTCGGATAGTTCCACGGCGGCTGCAGCGACATCGTGCCGACCACCACCCAGCCCCGGATGCCCGTCAGGGTCATCACCTGGACCAGCACCCCGATCGACACCAGCACGGCGGCGAGGAGCAGCGGCGTGCCCGTGAAGGTGGACCCGATCGCCCCGCCGAGCGCGCCCTTCGGCAGCGCCGGCAGCATGACGAGACCGCCGATCACCAGCACGAGCGGCGCGGCCGGATCGATGACGCGGGTGCCCGCGAGCCGGACCCCGACCCAGATCAGGATGATCACGGCGAGCGGCGCGAGCCCCTTCAGCATGTCGCCGTAGCCCGCCGGTCCGGAAAGCGCGGCGGGCCGCGCGCCGGGGCGCTCTTGCCGGGCGAACCACAGGATGCCGGCGAGCGCGAAGGGCAGCGAGATGGTGAGCAGCGCCGCCGCCACGTTGGTCCACGGCATGTTGGTGCCGTCCGCGACCAGCATGGCCGGCACGTTGATGGGCGGCGCGATCATGCCGGCCGCCGCCATCACGGCGATGAAGGCCGCGGTCGTCGAATCGTCGAAGCCGACG is part of the Prosthecomicrobium sp. N25 genome and encodes:
- a CDS encoding DUF6351 family protein, translated to MRSRGITLAASLAVLTAAVTGMAAAQTKGLKVEVVSSRPELVTGGDALVRISGDAAAPKVSVNGRDVSSAFRADAKGGGFVGVVGDLKDGANQLTATSAAGEASLTLTNYPVNGALFAGPQQQPFVCENETFGLEPAKDESCAAPAKVEYFLRTKGGEWKPYDPKSPKPNDVGTTKTTDGREVPLIVRQERGVINRSAYLINILHDPSAGPLPAPGAPSEASGWNGKLVYSFGGGVQANYHMGRGLGMMTGTDNKYFIEDLGGGLFDYFVTRGYAVAAGSLNVMGTNNDDVKSAETMSKVKEHFIEEFGPPLFTIGHGASGGSMQQHLIANNYPGLLDGIMPARNYPDTMSFLQPLYDCELIANAIKNSQHKFSRDQMGALAGKYWGYCVSNGTRYPNARIDNCDATVKDLIASDPKVKAMNVRCTYQDNLVNIFGRDSKTGFARNPFDNVGVQYGLVPFNEGKISFEQFADINQRIGGLDINGKIMADRMTGDTEALRRAYETGRVTGTGALATVPMVDIRSYVDGDPLGLGDPGVDVHDGYHSAVMRARLEKYQASAANHVMLTTASLGRVQLDTRTGGSPLIRVSGEGLAAIDTWLTAVVNDKSDEPLARKVAKHRPAGLVDACYPTKQGALVGEIEKITDRKTCDTLFRFAGDARLAAGAPATDDVFKCALKPVDPKDYKVSLSAEQLDQLRKIFPDGVCDYTKPGVGQVKTGGTWAFFSADGQYRFLDKVQ